The Hymenobacter swuensis DY53 genome includes the window CCAGCGCAAGCCAGCCCACTCAGGCATTTCCTCTTCGCAAAAGCCGCCCTTTCTGGAGAACACCCACTGGAGTGTGCCGGCTAGATAGGGAGTCCGCTTGCTGGAAGAATCATACCCGATAATGTAAGCCGGCACGCCTTTGCCTGTGGATACAATTACCAACTTCATTGGTACAGACAGCGCCCTAATATGCCACATAGTAGAGTCCTCGCTGCCTCCAGGATGGGTATCGAATTCAATGAGCAGCCCTGATATTGTTATTAGGTCGTTGACTACTTCATCTATAGCAGGTGCTTGATGCGCAAACGTGAATTCCTGTACTATCGGGGCTGCCATAACTGCTGAAAGAGTTAAGCCGAATCAACCTTAGGTTCGAGCAAATAAAAATGGCTGTTAATCCGGGAAGGACCAACAGCCATTTTCAAGTTACATCGTTATACGCCCTTTTACATGTGAATCGCGCGGTTCTCGGTGGCGGCGAGGCAGGCTTCCTTCATGGCTTCGGCATAGGTGGGGTGGGCGTGGCTCATGCGGGCTACGTCCTCGGCGGAGGCGCGGAACTCCATGGCCGTTACGGCTTCGGCAATGAGGTCGGCAATGCGGGGGCCAATCATGTGCACGCCCAGGATTTCGTCGGTTTCCTTGTCGGCCAGCACTTTCACGAAGCCGTCGAGGTCCATGGAGGCGCGGGCGCGGCCCGAGGCGCGGAACGGGAAGGAGCCGGTTTTGTAGGCTTTGCCCTGCTCCTTCAGTTGCTCCTCAGTGTAGCCCACTCCCGCCACTTCGGGCCAGGTGTACACCACACCGGGAATGAGCAGGTAGTTGATGTGCGGCTTCTGGCCGGCAATGGTTTCGGCCACAAACACGCCTTCTTCCTCGGCCTTGTGGGCTAGCATGGCGCCGCGCACCACGTCGCCGATGGCGTAGATGCCGGGCACGTTGGTTTGCAGATGCTCATCAACCTTGACGCGGCCCCGCTCCTCCATCTGTACGCCGGCGGCTTCCAGGTTCAGGCCGGCAGTATAGGGCACCCGGCCCACGGCTACCAAGCAGTAGTCGCCTTCAAACTTCACTTCCTCGCCTTTCGGGTTGGTAGCGGTTACGGTTACGGCGTCGCCCTCACGGGTAGCGCCGGTTACTTTGTGGCTCAGGAAAAACTCGATGCCGATTTTGCCCAGGATGCGCTTCAGCTCCTTGCCGAGGCCGCGGTCCATGGTCGGAATCAAGGAATCCATGAACTCCACCACCGACACTTTCGCGCCGAGGCGGGCATACACCGACGCCATTTCCAGCCCGATTACGCCGCCGCCAATCACAATCATGTGCTTGGGCACTTCGCGGATGTTCAGGGCCTCGGTGCTGGTGATGATGCGCTCCTTGTCCTGGGCAATGAACGGCAGCACGGTGGGCTTGGAGCCGGTAGCAATGATGACGTTTTTCGTCTCAATCTGCTGGGCCTCGCCACCGGCCGTGGGCGCAATGCTGATGTGGTTCTTATCGACAAACGAACCAACGCCGTGGATGACGTCGATTTTGTTTTTTTTCATCAGGAACTGAATCCCGTCGGTATTGGCCTTCACCACCCCGTTTTTGCGGTCGATGAGCTGGTTCATGTTAATCTGCAGGTCGCTCAGCTCAATGCCGTGCTCCTTAAAGGTGTGCGCGGCGTTGTGGTAGTGCTCGGTGGAGTCGAGCAGGGCCTTGCTAGGAATGCAGCCCACGTTGAGGCAGGTGCCGCCCAAGGTGTCGTACTTCTCAATGAGGGCGGTTTTGAGGCCCAACTGGGAGCAGCGGATGGCCGCCACATAGCCGCCGGGCCCGGAGCCGATGACGGTAA containing:
- the lpdA gene encoding dihydrolipoyl dehydrogenase, coding for MNQYDVTVIGSGPGGYVAAIRCSQLGLKTALIEKYDTLGGTCLNVGCIPSKALLDSTEHYHNAAHTFKEHGIELSDLQINMNQLIDRKNGVVKANTDGIQFLMKKNKIDVIHGVGSFVDKNHISIAPTAGGEAQQIETKNVIIATGSKPTVLPFIAQDKERIITSTEALNIREVPKHMIVIGGGVIGLEMASVYARLGAKVSVVEFMDSLIPTMDRGLGKELKRILGKIGIEFFLSHKVTGATREGDAVTVTATNPKGEEVKFEGDYCLVAVGRVPYTAGLNLEAAGVQMEERGRVKVDEHLQTNVPGIYAIGDVVRGAMLAHKAEEEGVFVAETIAGQKPHINYLLIPGVVYTWPEVAGVGYTEEQLKEQGKAYKTGSFPFRASGRARASMDLDGFVKVLADKETDEILGVHMIGPRIADLIAEAVTAMEFRASAEDVARMSHAHPTYAEAMKEACLAATENRAIHM